A window of Heteronotia binoei isolate CCM8104 ecotype False Entrance Well chromosome 17, APGP_CSIRO_Hbin_v1, whole genome shotgun sequence genomic DNA:
ttcccggtatctaatcttaaataggaacacacatggcctgacctgacatggcccggcccgacaaggtctcatttatatcagatccagcccttgtaacaaatgagtttgacacccctgccctacggggtctccccagagctttttttgtagcaggagctcctttgcatattaggccacacctccctgctgtagccaatcctccaggagcttacagggctcttcttacagggcctcccgTCAGCTCTTGAAGGAGTGGCTCCatcattgggggtgtggcctaatatgcaaaggagctcctgctacaaaaaaagccccgggtctCCCTACGTTGGCTGCGACTTGGTGGTgcttcccgccctccctccctgaaAAAGCAGCTCCCTCGTCTCGCGCCTTCCCTTCCGTCTGTCCGTCTCTTTCGGGATGCTACTCCggtcctcctctcccctcccttctccccccctcagCGTGCTGTGGCTGGACGTATTCAACCTCCCCGACTCGGGGCGACGCCTCACCGCCTTCGGCTGCCAGAGCGGCTACATCCGATTGGCCCACGTCGATCCAGCCAGCAGAGGTAAGACCGTCTGCAGCCCCCTCAGCCGGAGCCCTTTGCTTGCAGCCGGCAGGGAGTCCGACCCGCGCGTCTGCTGCAGCCTTCCATGGAGGGCACAGAAATGTGGTGTGGCGGTCAGAACTTCTGGATGACCAGGGCCTGAACAGACATCTTCACTTCCCCCTGGAGCTTTCTTTGAGACACCCTCTGTCTCTCGCCCTGACAGACCTTGCGTATGTTATTTAAACATTTAGTGTTTAAAacgtttattatttatttatttatttctacctTATAGGAgcacaaggcagcttacagtataaaacggatggccaaactgtggttcagcagccacatgtggctctttcacacatattgtgtggctcttgaagcccgcccctccccccaccctgttggcctgcttggagaaggcctttcactctttaaatcacttctccaagccaagccagccagcagcttagagaatacatttaaagttaaagttgttttctttccccttctctcgCCTGCCcaccatccattttccttccttccctttcctttccttccctttccttcttccctttttccctccctccctcccttccgtccttccttccttcttttcccttccctttcccttcctctctccctccctccctcccttccttcctttctttttcccccttcccttccctttcccttccttcctcccttcttttcccttccattccctccctccttccctccctccctccttccctccttccttccttccttccttccttccttccttccttccttccttccttccttttttcccttccctttcccttccttcctcccttcttttcccttcttttcccttccattccctccctccctccttccctccttccctccttccttccttccttccttccttccttccttccttccttccttccttccttccttccttccttccttccttccttccttccttccttccttccttcctccctccctccctccctccctccctccctccctccctccctccctcccttctgctcaCAAGAGTccagaccaatgctccctctaagctgcagagtcttgtgagcgaaaactctactttgtgagctactagcattaaaggtGAGCTTCtggcacactaactcagcttagagggcgcACTGCTCCAGACACACCTTCTGGGAAGGTTGTTCGATAACTGTAGGGGCCACCATTGAAAAGGCCCTTCTCTTGTGTACTCACCGGACAAGCTTCTTTGGTCTCTGGAACAGTCAGGAGGGCCGCCCCTGTGATTGTAATTCTCCGGGCAGGAGCATATGGGAGAAGAGAGTCCTTTGGACCCTCCATCCTTAGCCCTGTGAGGACTTTAAAGTTCAAAACCAGCGccttgaattgggctcaggagctgattggaagccagtgtaattgctgtaggACTGGGGTCACACGATCCTGTTCACTGGCCCTGACCCCTACTTTGGCAGCattgttctgcactagctgcagcccatGAGCTCTCTTGTtacagaggaggggagaaccacACAAGagacccttcctgggccacctttgggaggagggaggagaacgcagtagcccccccccccatccgtgCCTTCTCTGGAGGCTCTGCAGCCGCAGAGATTGTGGGCCTcaccccctctctccctttccctccccgggTCAGAGGTGCTGCAGAGTTGGAGCCTCCTGCAAGACGGGCCCATCTCCAAAGTCCTGGTCTTCGCCTTACCGGCTCCCTGCTGCACAGACGACCTCCCGGGCACCGCAGCGACAGACGGTAAGAACCCAAGACACAAACACGAGGGTTCCCTCCTGCTTCCCATGATACCCAGCTTCTTGAAGCTGTCAGGGATTAAGGGAGTTATCTCTAGTATCTTTCAGGGATGACCAATGGGTTGAGATGCAGGCTATAAATGAGGAAGGGCCATGAttcagtggaaaagcctctgcttggcatgcagaaggtcccaggttcaatccccggcatctccagttcaaaggaccaggcaggaggggatgggaaagacctcagcctgagaccctggagagccatgaagtggggctgtagctcagtggtagagcgtctgccgggcatgcagaaggtcccaggttcagtccccagcatctccagttaaaaggaccaggcaggggatgagaaagacctcagcctgagaccctggagagccatgaagtggggctgtagctcaatggtagagcgTCTGccgggcatgcagaaggtcccaggttcagtcctcagcatctccagttaaaaggacaggcaggaggggatgagaaagacctcagcctgagaccctgaagagccatgaagtggggctgtagctcagtggtggagcctctgcttggcgggcgaaaggttccaggttcaatcctggcatctccagttaaaaggaccaggcaggaggggatgggaaagacctcagcctgagaccctggagagccatgaagtggggctgtggcttagtggcagagcctctgctcagcatgcagaaggtcccaggttcaatccctggcatctccagttaaaaggaccgggtaggagaggatgggaaagacctcagtctgagaccctggagaaccgcagctgttctgagacccaggagagcggctgtcagtctgagtagacagtgctaaCCCTGATGGCcccaggctctgattcagtacaaggcagcttcatgtgaatcTTCATGTGAATCATTTTGCATCTTTTCTCCAGGTGCCACCGGCCACACCTACAGCATCCTGGTCACCAGCACCATCGAGCTCTCCGTCGTctacaggtgggggggggaggtagagcagGCAGCCCGACGGAGCGCCCGACGGGCTGCCAACTCTTCAGACTGCGTCTCCTGCCTCCCTTTCCAGGAACGTCCTGCGGAGCGGCCTGGGGGAGCAGCTGGCCTTGCCCTCGAGCGACCAGCACGACAGCGTGATCTGCGCCCTGGTGACCGACGTCGACTTCGACCGTGAGCCCGAGATCCTCCTGGGGACGTACGGGCAGGTGAGGTGACGTGACAGGGCCGGGCCGTGTCTTGGCGGCAGGCCCGAGAAATAGCTACAGAGGAACGGTGTTCGATATCGCTGCAAAATCATGCAAATAATATTTATACAATACCAACAACACTGAACAAACCAGTAGCAAGTATCAAAAGTCCAAACGGCTCAGTTATAAACAGTGTCCAAGAAATGTGGCAGAGAATCCTACTTCTGGTAATTTGCTGCTAATATTTCTAAATAGGTATAATCTGACGTATAGACGCCTTCTGAGATACACAACGCGACTTCCGGATGTCTTGGCGCATTTCAGAGCGTAGCCCTTTGTCAAGCAGTCTTCTTCCACTTAAGGATAATTCTGTTGGTCTAATTATTCACACTTGTACAAGAACattttccttttcagggtcccgaTTCATACATTCTCAAAGTATAGGTgtataaggggagggatggtggctcagtagtagagaatctgcttggtaagcagaaggtcccaggttcaatccccggcatctccaactaaaaagggtccaggcaaataggcatgaaaaacctcagctggagaccctggagagcaggggagggatggcgcCTTAGTGCTAGAGCAtttgctcggtaagcagaaggtcccaggttcaattcccagcaatctccaacgaaaaagggtccaggcaagtaggtgtgaaaaacctcagctggagaccctggagagctgctgccagtctgagtagacaagactgactttgatggacccagggtctgattcagtagaaggcagcttcatatgttcattttatgCTTAGCAGAACAACTTCTATTTCGTTTACCTGTTCTCCCaaaagagtctgccctttcaaggacaactcctgcgatagctatggctgacccaaggccattccagcagctgtaagctccaggaggatttgctacatcaggagagtgcggcctaatatgcaaaggagctcctgctacaaaagaaagccctgataataataataagatgccTTTTTCTAACGAAAGGCCGAACAGGGAATAGATTTGTGCCTACCTCTAATAGTACTCTTCAGCATTTAACAGGAGGCCTTCTAAAACGAATGCATGGTTTCAGATCttcatgctgtggtggcagctgccactcaGCTCTTcagcggccaatcagaagccctgctgggcgaAAGCCCACccggtcccacccactttctaaaaaccctcGGGGGATGCCAGGAATGGTCCTCCAcattatatatgtatttttaagaGAAGGTCCCAACATTTTCAATGTTGGTGTCCACCTCTCCCGACACGCCAATTCTACAGTCACGCAGGGTAGAAACTTGCtttcagagagagaaaaaagccgCAAAGGGCTCTGGGAATACGCATCAGAGGCTGCACTGACGTTTAGGAGGTGGTTTGTTCCGGCAGCTTCTTGTGTCTTGCAGGAACTGCTGTGCTACAAGTACGTCTTGCCCGACGGGGAGTTCCGTCTCCTTTGGCAGCGTGCCTTCCCCAGCCCCCTCCTGTCCATGGAATACGTGGACCTGACCTGCGATGGGCTCCGCGAGCTGGCCGTGGTATGCCTGAAGGGACTGCACATCCTGCAGGTATGGGGTGGGTTTgtgatttttttgtggggggggggggaagaaggggagaagaagaaaactagatttatgccctgcccttctctctgaattagagtctcagagcggcacacgatctcctttatctccttcccctgcaacagacaccctgtgaggtgggcggggctgagaagaagtggaagaagactgcaaatttataccctgcccttctctctgaatcagagactcagagaggctcacaatctcctatatcttctcccccccacagcagataccctgtgaggtgggtggcgctgagagagctctcccagcagctgccctttcaaggacaactcctgcgatagctatggcagacccaaggccattccagcagctgcaagtggaggagtggggaatcaaacccggttctcccagataagagtctgccctttcaaggacaacctctgccagagctatggctgacccaaggccattccagcagctgcaagtggaggagtggggaatcaaacccggttctcacagataagagtccacccacttcaccactacaccaaactggtggtcgtcgtcattttcttctcctccttctccttctccttcttctcctcctccttctttttcgccttctccttctcttcctccttctcctccttctccttctttttcacCTCCTTCTTCtcattctcctccttctccttctccttctcctcctccctctacaTATATatgcagggctcattttgcagcaggatctcctttgcctattaggccacacccctctgttgtagccaatcgtcctggagcttacagtaggccctgtcagacgaaccctgtaagctcttggaggactgagtacatcaggggtgtgtggtctaatagacaaaggagttcctgctacaaaatgagccctgcctgCCTATATGTGTGGACTGGCAACTTCCATTtctctgtatctgaggaagtgtgcatgcctacaaaagcttataccatgaataaaaactttatctgtcttaaaggtgccactggactcgaactccccccccctccccccaaaaaatctgagtGTCAAGAGATGCTTTCCACCGAATCGAAACGTCTTgtgagttagggtttgtagaatcttttgggatcaagtgccgagttctactggagaaagttttccttccagacgtttcgttctcagctgcggagaacatcctcagtggcgttgcagccggagcaggcgctcagaccttcttggctgttgtgcattgagtggggccagggctgctggagagctgctatttgtaggctggagggggtgtgatgaaagggcaattggtttgtggatgtgcccattgtttggtggggcttcctggaagggtagtgataaggaaactggctgttgaatgtgaccattgttccgtgttaattgctgggagggttggaagggggttgaagataaggaagatggttgtcgactgtgctgattgttctgtggaatttgctggttgttctgagactttctgcaatttatagtctgtagggtgttttgcagagctgggtgccaagattggtggatgaaaatgccaaATGCCTTGCGAGTGTCTGTCTTTGGCCACGTAGCTCCTGCCCCGAAGTCACGTTGCCCAAAATGTGATGTCAGCACAGAAAATCCACAAGGGGGGGGTAGTCTTCAGGGGCCAGAATCAGCTTTGTGCGAAATCTCCAGTTTTTGCCGGAAGCCAGGTTGTAGCGCTGGGCAAAGATCAACTTGGGAAACAGCCAGAGGTTGCCTCGCGATGTCTTGGAAGCAATGAGTAAGAACTCCCGTGGGATTTTTTATGATCTTCACCCAAAAGGAAGTTGACAGTGGTCAGCGGCAAAGCTTCAGCGCTCTTTAGGTTGGGtcgccaacaggcctggaggggGGAGAAACGTCCTGCCCCTTTAATGAAAGCTTACCGggatgttatttatagtctgcctttctcgcaGAGACTTAAGGTAGATTATGCATATTAAGTCGGTACAATCcgcaaaatgggacattcaataaccgATGCATTTGGGGTTTTtgagaagtctggaaccaccggGATGAACTGAAGCAGAACGTAAGTATTCACATGACATATTAAGCGGGACAGAAATGATGGGAATTGGATCCTGCGTACAGTAATCTGTAGACAGCGATATAGTCCACAGTCCCTAATCGTTCATCCAAGCACGTTTTGTACTGGGCGaccctgcttttttccccagagtggcgtagtggttaagaagcTGCATGCCGTAATCTGGAAAgctgagttcgattccccactcctcctcgtgccgtcagctgggtgaccttgggtcggtcacagttctctcagaactctctcagccccgacTACTTTGCAAGGTGTCTATtatgggaagaggaaaggaaggcgattgtaagccactctgagactcctttgggtagtgaagggcagtaTATAAAGACAGCCGCTgctgctatgaagaaaggttaaaacgcttggggctctagaggtttacaagattatgcacgggatagagaaggtagagaaagaagtccttttctccctttctcacaatacaggaacctgtgggcatttgatgaaattgctgagcagtcgggttaaaacggataaaaggaaatccttcttcacccaaagggtgattaacatgtggaactcactgccacaggaggtggtgggagctgcaagcatagacagcttcaagaggggattggataaacatatggagcagaggtccatcagtggctattagccacagcgtattgttggaactgtttggggcagtgatgctctgtattcttgtgcttgtgtgtgggggggcttctagccccacttgtgaacctcctgatggcatttggggttttttttggccactgtgtgatacagaatattggactggataggccattggcctgatccaacatggcttctcttatgttcttatgttcagaaaaGCAGTCTTGAATAGCTGAGTTTTGCCTGTTTCTACAGATTAAGCTTCTGTGAAAGGGGACAGGACATTTCCTCCCACTCCAGGCCTATTTGCAGGcctatttgagagccagtttgatgcagtggttaagtgtgcggactcttacctgggagaactgggtttgattcccctctcctccacttgcagctgctagcatggccttgggtcagctgtagctctcacaggagttgtccttgaaagggcagcttctgggaacgctctctcagccccacccacctcacggggtgtctgttgtgagggaaggagataaaggagattgtgagccactctgagtccctgattcagagagaaggaaaaggaaaggtctcctgtgcaagcaccagtcgtttccgactctggggtgacgttgctttcacaacgttttcacggcagacctttttacagggtggtttgccattgccttccccagtcatctacactttcccccagcaagctggggactcattttactgacttcagaaggatggaaggctgagtcaaccttgagccggctccctgaaaacccagcttccggtggggatcgaactcaggtcatgagcagagcttaggactgcagctttaacactctgcaccatgaggtTCTTagtagagagaagggcagggtataagtcttCTTTGCACCCACCCCCACTTGACTTACTGcttctcctctttcctcccccttctccctccaCAGCACAGCCTGACACAGACGGCTGAATGCCTCCTGGAGCGACTCCGGTTGAAAGTGGCCAGGCTGGCCGCCCAGCGTAGCCTGCAGCCCTCAGAGCCCCAGGGCCAGGACACCGACGGGAAAGAACGGCCAAAGGAGTGAGGGGCCAACGGGAAAGGAGGGCCGAAGGAGTGAGGGGCTCAGCAGGGCCTGCTTGTTTGCTCGGAGGCCGCCTTTCCACTTCGGCCAGAAGGAACAGGGAATAAGGTCTGCACGATGGGGGCACTCCCGGGGAACCTTCTGACGGTCCGGGGGGTGGGTGAGGAGAGAGCAGGCTTGGTGCCCCCAAGGCCTTTTAGGCTGAATCTTGAATCACAAGAAGAGCCAGGCAGGAATTGATACCTCTGGAACGCAGGAAGCAAACTCGGGTCATGACACTCCCTAGGAACTCTCCTTCTGTCTTGCCTGAGCGGTTGGCCAGAGCGAGGCCTGGCCAAGAAACCTGTCAACGCAGGGCGTAGATCGGTCATTAAAAGCAGTATTCGTTCTCTGTGCTTGTGTGATGCATACGAGTCTAGAACAAGATGGAGATCATGCTTCTTAAATTTCATTTCACAGTTTGCTTTCCCAGCTACAGCTTACAATGGCAGTAGTGTCAGGACACTAAAATGGGTGTAATAAAACCTTGATAAAGTGATGAAAGCatcagatggggggagggggctgtggctcagtggtagagcatctgcttggtaagcagaaggtcccaggttcagtccctggcatctccagttaaaaggaccaggcaggaggggatgggaaagacctcagcctcaaaccccctggagaaccatgaagtgcagtctgagtagacaatacttgaGACCAATACTcgctctaagctgtagagtcttgtgagcaaaaattctactactTGAGCTACTtgcaattaaagttgtgagcaagcaatttggctgcgGCATAaaatagtgtgctctggggtcatccttcctgagctaagacaaaaatgtgtgagctggaggctaaaaacctgttagctagctcacgctaactcagagggatcactgctggagagcagctgccagtctgagttggtaatgcctgagaccccagagagcagctgccagtctgagttggcaatacctgagaccccggagagcagctgccagtctgagttggcaatacccaagaccctggagagcagctgccagtctgagttggcaATACCTGAGATTCCAGAGAGCAGCTGTCAGTTTGAGTTGGCAatacctgagaccctagagaccAGTGGCCAGTCTGAGTTGGCAATatccgagaccctggagagcagctgccagtctgagttggcaatacctgagatcccagagagcagctgccagtctgagttggcaATACCCGAGACCCTAGAAAGCAGTGGCCAGTCTGAGTTGGCAatacccgagaccctggagagcagctaccAGTCTAAGTTGGCAATACCCGAGACCCTGGCGAGCAGCTACCAGTCTAAGTTGGCAATACCCGAGACCCTGgcgagcagctgccagtctgagttggcaATATCCAAGACCCTGgcgagcagctgccagcctgagttgGCAATACCCGAGACTCCAGAGAGCAGCTGCCGGTATGAGTTGGCAATACTGAtgttgatggactaagggtctgattcggtataaggcagcttcctgtgcgtATTTACATCAGACGCAAATATGGACCGGAGCCAAGCTGAGTGTCCTTGACCCCCAGTCGCCAGTCTCCCGTCTCCCTCCGGAGTAGGCGTTATTAGGCCACACGGCCCCTCCTGCTCTGTTTCTCCTCTTCCGCCTCCCCTCGCTGTCCTCACAAAGCTGGACACAGGTTTTGTGCCTTGGCAGccagagggggagaaggaacgGGCCAGGCTAAAACTACAGCTGCCCTGGTTCTAAAAGTCTGGGCGGCGTTTCTGGCTCGTGACATGGCGACCCCACTCGGGGCTGGGGAGAACACCCAGGAGCCTTTGCTCTTCTCCGCACTCCTAGTTCCCTCTGCCCATGATGAGTTTTTGCCTCAAGCTCTCTGCTGGCACTTGGAGAGGGAGAAGCGGCCAGCTAGGTCTGTCGCCCCACGGTGAGCAAACCCAGAACTAGCTCTTCTCACAGTGCTGCTAGCGACGCAAGGCAGGCATCTGCCATCTCTGCATGGGGAAAGACATACGAAtgtctgaagctgccttctactgaatcagaccctcctgggtccatcaaagtcagtatcgtccactcagactggcagcggctctccagggtttccagctgaggtttttcacgcctatttgcctggaccatttttagttggagatgccggggattgaacctgggaccttcctgcttaccaagcagatgctctaccactgagccaccctccctcccctgctctccagggtctcaagctgaggtttttcacgcctatttgcctgggccctttttagttggagatgctggggattgaacctgggaccttctgcttactaagcagatgctctaccactaaggcaccatccctctcctgctctccagggtctcaagctgaggtttttcatgccttcttgcctggatccttttgagttggagattgaacctgggaccttctgcttaccgagcagatgttctaccgctgagccaccctccctcccaaagTTGGTGGTGGGGGACTTAGCGGCTCACTTCCCCTGGCTCCGCCATTGTGACTCAGGATGTCTGATTCAGGATGCctgattttatttcatttcatatgaagctgccttctactgaatcagaccctctttggtccatcaaagtcagtcttgtctactcagactggcagcagctcatgACGCTTggatctgccctttcaaggacagctctgcgagagctatggctgacccaataggtgcaagtagaggagtgggagaatcaaacccgtatctcccagataagagtttgccctttcaaggacaactcctgcgagagctatgactgaccgaaggccattccagcaggtgtaagtggaagagtggggaaccaaacctggttctccctgataaagagtccgcacacttcaccactaaaccaaactggtagAGGCTCCACTTTGTATCAGGAGAGACAGTGATGGTGGTGGTTCGACTCTGGTGAAATGGTCAGAATCCACCAGGACTTGGAACTGGAAGCCTTCTGTTCTGTATTGTGGGCCCTCTCTGTGGGGCTAGGCTACCGGAGAATGCCAAGTGGAGGAAGAACGGGGCAATCTTGTCCACCCCGGCCCCAGCAGGGGCCTCTCCCCCTCCACTCCTTGCCTGGTACCCCCTTGGTTCTTCTGGGTATGGCCCTAAATGTTTCTTGCTTGAATTACAGCCTGGCCTGATGTTTGGACAGCTCTGTCGTCTAGAAtcaaagagctggaagggatctccagggccatctagtccaaccccctgcacaatgcagaaagtcCATAaacgcctcccccccctccacacacacacatccccagcgatccctgctccatgcccagaaaatggcagaaACTTCCAGGATctctggtcaaactggcctggagaaaaattgctggctgaacccaaagtggccatcagcatttccctgggcgtgtaagaatgGGCCACTAGAGCCAAGCCCCGATGtaacccttcctcccctcccatcaCTGTCAGAGGGCcccctagcctctgtttgaaaacctccaaggaaagagagctcacctcctcccgaggaagtctactccactgaagaaccgctctggttaggaagttcttcctaatgctgagccaaaAACTTTTgagttaatttcaacccgttggttctgatcAGACTtgctgaggcaacagaaaacaattccacaccgtcctctctaggacagcccttcgaagatggtggtcatatcaaaGATGGatcagaacctccatctttgacaggttcaacttcaacctgctCTTTCTTAGCCAGCCTACCAAACCCTCAGCCAGAGATGATGGGACCGTGGCCAactggttaaaaaggtaaaggtagttccctgtccaagcgccagtcgtttccgactgggttgacgttgctttcacaacattttcgcggcagactttttatggggtggtttgcccttgccttcccccagtcctctacactttccccccagcaatctgggtactcgtttgaccgacctcggaaggatggaaggctgagtcaacctcaagtcggctacctgaacccagcttccaccgggatcgaactcaggtcatgagcagagcttagctctgcagtactgcagctttaccactgcgagCCAACTGGCTGTCCAACGGCAAATGCAGTTGGGTGttatccgcatattgatgacatcccagcccaaagctccgtagcagctgggcaa
This region includes:
- the KPTN gene encoding KICSTOR complex protein kaptin, whose amino-acid sequence is MEVPWAGCPLVEDSFTRFSSQSNVYGLAALPGGQAQEEEEGGREAPEGGPGGLLAATLKGKVIYFRYQDLRQKLRPVARELQFTYIPVDAEIVSIDTFNKSPPKRGLVVGITFIKDSGDKASPFLNIYCDYEPGSEYNLDSIAQSCLNLELQFTPFQLYHAEVQVAGQPETVFLLSGNDPAIHLYKENEELHQFEEQPVEDLFPELMELPSNVLWLDVFNLPDSGRRLTAFGCQSGYIRLAHVDPASREVLQSWSLLQDGPISKVLVFALPAPCCTDDLPGTAATDGATGHTYSILVTSTIELSVVYRNVLRSGLGEQLALPSSDQHDSVICALVTDVDFDREPEILLGTYGQELLCYKYVLPDGEFRLLWQRAFPSPLLSMEYVDLTCDGLRELAVVCLKGLHILQHSLTQTAECLLERLRLKVARLAAQRSLQPSEPQGQDTDGKERPKE